In Pseudomonadota bacterium, the following proteins share a genomic window:
- the glcF gene encoding glycolate oxidase subunit GlcF: MQTAIDEHLLPPHARAQADAALRKCVHCGFCNATCPTYQLTGNELDGPRGRIYLIKQALEGNAPTQVTQRHLDRCLTCTACESTCPSGVPYHTLLGIGRELVDEQVARPGSGGLKRKLIRTIASRTWLFRLAVWLGRRLRAVLPTALRAAVPTQGKPLRPSPEGAALRAETDAPTAVLLRGCVHPVLAPATHEAATRVLTRLGTKVISAREVGCCGALHHHFGDAKGARRRVQRNVSRLARLMDEKGVESIVTTASGCSAFMRDYPSLLADPHTGAIPAEAQRVADALRDIAQVLPPEALAALTTAEATSRRGPQLHCPCTLEHGLGLSSRVREVLQAVGLDAKADPHAGACCGSAGAWSVLEPEMAHRLGERRAGQLDADDPDLILSANVGCQQHLSRHTDTPVRHWIEEVEARTR; encoded by the coding sequence ATGCAGACCGCTATCGACGAGCATCTCCTCCCTCCCCACGCACGCGCCCAGGCCGATGCAGCGCTGCGCAAGTGCGTGCACTGCGGCTTCTGCAACGCCACCTGCCCCACCTATCAACTCACGGGGAACGAGCTCGACGGCCCCCGCGGGCGCATCTATTTGATCAAGCAAGCCTTGGAAGGCAACGCGCCCACGCAGGTGACCCAGCGCCACCTCGACCGCTGCCTCACCTGCACCGCCTGCGAAAGCACCTGTCCGTCCGGCGTTCCCTACCACACGCTGCTCGGCATCGGCCGCGAGCTCGTCGACGAGCAGGTAGCACGCCCAGGCTCCGGCGGCTTGAAGCGCAAACTGATCCGGACCATCGCCTCGCGCACCTGGCTCTTTCGACTGGCCGTGTGGCTCGGGCGGCGCCTGCGCGCCGTGCTTCCAACCGCCTTGCGCGCTGCCGTGCCCACGCAAGGGAAGCCCCTGCGGCCCTCGCCCGAAGGCGCAGCATTACGGGCGGAGACAGACGCTCCGACAGCCGTCCTGCTGCGCGGCTGCGTGCACCCCGTGCTGGCACCCGCCACCCATGAGGCGGCGACCCGCGTGCTGACCCGCCTTGGCACCAAGGTGATCTCCGCGCGCGAGGTGGGCTGCTGTGGTGCGCTCCATCACCATTTCGGCGATGCCAAAGGTGCCCGACGACGCGTCCAACGCAATGTCAGTCGACTGGCTCGCCTAATGGATGAAAAAGGTGTCGAGTCGATCGTGACGACGGCCAGCGGCTGCAGCGCCTTCATGCGCGACTACCCATCGCTCCTCGCCGACCCGCACACGGGCGCTATCCCCGCCGAGGCGCAGCGCGTAGCCGACGCCCTGCGCGACATCGCGCAGGTGCTGCCCCCCGAAGCGCTGGCCGCCCTCACTACCGCCGAGGCCACGAGCCGGCGCGGACCGCAACTGCATTGCCCATGCACGCTGGAGCACGGCTTGGGCTTGAGCAGTCGCGTGCGGGAAGTGCTGCAGGCCGTGGGTCTGGATGCGAAGGCGGACCCGCACGCGGGCGCCTGCTGCGGATCCGCGGGCGCCTGGTCGGTGCTGGAACCGGAGATGGCACACCGCCTCGGCGAGCGCCGTGCAGGCCAGCTCGACGCGGACGACCCCGACCTCATCCTGTCCGCCAACGTGGGCTGCCAGCAGCACCTATCCCGCCACACGGACACCCCCGTGCGGCACTGGATCGAAGAGGTCGAGGCGCGTACGCGATAG
- a CDS encoding amidase, translating to MDRRDFIRLAIASTAAMAGSRTLAATPYGTKRTPPPVQALASAHLMQLREWMDSGRHSCASIVEAYLARIDNLDSAGPTLRAVLETNRQVRSFAAARDSQRQGGLDVGPLHGMPLMLKDNLDTAGALSAGMLTTAGSLALMDCMPGRASTVAERLEAAGALILGKTNLSEWANFRSERSSSGWSGRGGQTRNPHVLSRNPCGSSSGSGAAVAAGLCAGAIGTETNGSIVCPAGTCGIVGLKPTVGLVSRAGIVPISATQDTAGPMTTDVTGAAVILGGVAGVDPRDPATSAAADHAHSDYTQFLDRDGLRGARIGVMRRWNGRHEGVDAVYERALDSLRAAGAELIDPVDIENWNDYGEASYQVLKSEFKDGLKRYLATRDGDGPKTLAEVIAFNEAHAEQEMPWFGQDIMIASEATAGVEDPAYLEALAKVRRMSRDEGIDAALGEHHLDAIVAPTNGPAWTTDWVNGDNWVGISSSSAAARAGYPNITVPAGAVHGLPIGISLFAGAWSEPLLLRLAYAFEQQHGGRVLPTYRATI from the coding sequence GTGGACAGACGCGACTTCATTCGCCTGGCGATCGCCAGCACCGCGGCGATGGCCGGTTCGCGGACCCTTGCCGCCACCCCCTACGGCACCAAGCGCACGCCTCCGCCGGTGCAGGCCCTGGCCTCGGCTCACCTGATGCAACTGCGTGAGTGGATGGATAGCGGACGCCATTCCTGCGCGTCCATCGTGGAGGCCTACCTCGCTCGCATCGACAACCTCGATAGCGCTGGCCCCACCCTGCGCGCCGTGCTCGAGACGAACAGGCAGGTGCGCTCCTTCGCCGCCGCCCGCGATAGCCAGCGCCAGGGCGGTCTCGATGTGGGTCCCCTGCACGGCATGCCCCTCATGCTCAAGGACAACCTGGACACGGCCGGTGCCCTGAGTGCGGGGATGTTGACCACCGCGGGTTCCCTGGCGTTGATGGATTGCATGCCCGGGCGCGCCTCCACCGTGGCCGAACGGCTGGAGGCGGCCGGTGCCCTGATTCTCGGCAAGACGAACTTGAGCGAATGGGCGAACTTCCGCTCGGAGCGCTCCTCGAGCGGCTGGAGCGGGCGCGGCGGTCAGACCCGCAATCCGCACGTGCTCAGCCGCAACCCCTGTGGCTCGAGCTCCGGCTCCGGCGCTGCGGTGGCGGCCGGCCTCTGCGCGGGCGCGATCGGGACGGAGACCAACGGGTCGATCGTGTGCCCGGCGGGTACCTGCGGCATCGTCGGCTTAAAGCCGACCGTGGGGCTGGTAAGCCGCGCCGGCATCGTGCCGATCTCCGCCACCCAGGATACGGCCGGCCCGATGACCACCGACGTGACCGGTGCTGCCGTGATACTGGGCGGCGTCGCGGGCGTTGATCCACGCGACCCAGCGACCAGCGCCGCGGCCGATCACGCGCACAGCGACTACACGCAGTTCCTCGACCGCGATGGTCTGCGCGGTGCGCGGATCGGCGTGATGCGGCGCTGGAACGGTCGCCACGAGGGCGTTGATGCGGTCTACGAGCGGGCCCTCGACTCCTTGCGTGCCGCCGGTGCTGAGCTGATCGACCCGGTTGATATCGAGAACTGGAATGACTATGGCGAAGCGTCCTATCAGGTGCTGAAGAGCGAGTTCAAGGATGGTCTCAAGCGCTACCTCGCTACCCGTGACGGCGATGGGCCGAAGACCCTGGCCGAGGTGATCGCCTTCAACGAGGCCCATGCCGAGCAGGAGATGCCCTGGTTCGGCCAGGACATCATGATCGCCTCAGAGGCCACCGCCGGGGTGGAGGATCCCGCTTACCTGGAGGCCCTGGCCAAGGTGCGGCGCATGAGCCGCGATGAGGGTATCGACGCGGCGCTGGGTGAGCACCACCTGGATGCGATCGTGGCGCCCACCAACGGACCCGCGTGGACCACGGATTGGGTGAACGGGGATAACTGGGTGGGGATCAGCAGTTCGAGCGCCGCGGCGCGGGCCGGCTACCCCAACATCACCGTGCCAGCGGGTGCAGTGCACGGCTTGCCGATCGGCATCTCCCTGTTCGCGGGCGCTTGGTCCGAGCCGTTGCTCCTGCGTCTGGCGTACGCCTTCGAGCAGCAGCACGGGGGACGCGTGCTACCGACCTACCGCGCGACGATCTAG